The genome window CTCGGAAGGGATCCAGCGCTCCATCAAGAGGTAGAAGAAGTGACCCAGTGGCCCTGTAAAAAAAAACCTGAGGCCCGCGGTGGGGGTGAGTTGGATACACCCTTCACCCTCAAACCCCGGATCCTAAAACCTGCCTCCCTGGAGTCCCTCAGCACTGACTACAGAGGTCTGTGTGGCCCTTCTAGAAAACATGCTTTCAATGCATCTGCTCCAGGCATTCATTTTTGCCTCTGACAGACCAGGCTTGTTCCTGCTTTGCACCCCCTTGTCATCACATGGCTGGCTCCTTCTCAACACTTGGCTCAGAGAGTTCCTTCCAATTGTCCTGAATAACGAACCTACCACTGTCCCAGCCACTCTCTATTCCAGGCCCTGTCCATTTTCTTCAAAGCATTTATCACTGGATGTCATGGTCTCCTTTGTTTATACAGTGCCCTCTCTTCACCCTTAGAAGGTAAATGCCACAAGACAGGATTGTGTCTGTCTGTTCACTGCTCTGTCTGGAACAGGGCCTGGCTCAGAGAAGGTGCTCGGTAAATAAACAGAAGCATCCCGGGTGTCAGAGCTTTTTATCAAACTCTCTCCGATCATTATCAGGGCTGAGATCTGGTGCTGTGCACTGGCTtgtctgtattatttttcattccaaACAGCACAGTGTACTCAGGAAGAAAAGTGAACCCTGCCACTATGTCTACTGGATCAACAGATCTTAGACTCCATGAAATCCAGAATCAAAAGATGAGCAGGGGCCCAGGGGCCTTCCAGCTCCACAGTGCCAAGCCTTTAAAAAAGTGGTTTTCCCTCGTCTTTCTCCACCCTTTCACGGAATGTTAACTGGCCCAGAGCAGCGCTTCTCAggaggaagaaaaacaggaagtCTTGAGGATGGAAAACTGTGACTGGATAAGGGGAATGCATCAGAATCACTCCCAGGTGGAGGGATTACCAACCCCTCTTTGGAGGGATTGGGACTTTAAATACATTATGGGAAAAGCTGTGATGACTCAAGTTAGCATGCCTACAATACAAAAATGTTATTTGTGAATtttgaattgaaaaaaatcaatccGATTGCAAAAGATTTCTAAATACTACATCTATACAAACAGTGTTGTTGGCCAGAGAACTCGGGGTGGATTTAATAGATAAAACTTCTGAATCTCTGTGcttttgcaatttaaaaagtaGTTCAGAAATGACAATTTTCAGGATACCTAAGGATTTCTTTTCTGAATGGTTATGCTCTGAATTTAACAACAGAAACTAACTGGTCATATTTGAGTCTGTTTCCCTCTTTCAGAGTCTTTGGGTCTTGAAGTCGATTTCAGGTTTAGGTGCCCTCAGGCCTCTCAGCTCAATTACTATGGCCACCCTCACCCatgcaattcaaaataaaaaccaaataaaactacaaaacaaGTGAAGCTAACGTATATCATTCTGATTTTTCTCTCATGATGACttcaatgcttttttaaaaattacttttccaaATTAGGTAATTCCAGGTGTTGATATCCTAGCTTTGTCGCACTTAGCCTGCTACTGAGTAAACCGGTCCCTTTATGGAACTCACCCATAGATGGCATATCTGAGAGGCCCGCTGACATCTAGCTTTTgagaacagttttcttttttctgcttcttctcaATCAACTGTGCCAGGAAGTTCCCAAGTGCTGACAAAATGCCACTGTGGAGAAAGGGGTATTCAGAAAACAGAAGTGAACTACCGGGACTGGGGGGCGGATATCTATTCCTGCACATAATTAGCACAGTGGTTCGAAGAACATGCTGGGGATGGGTGGAGATGAACCCTTATCAGAGCAGCGAAATGTAAGTTCCCTGCATGAAAAGGTGGAGACGGCAGAACTTAATACACACACAGAAGCATGGTAAGATTTCCAATCGGTGGGTTGTGTAAGTGTCATACCTGGATTGTGATGCTATCCTATAATTTTGGGAAACGTTACCCTGTGTAGTTATAAAAGGGCAACACAAGGGTTCCTTATGAcgaaaattttctgtattttgactCTGGTGGTAGACACACAAACCTATACATGTGACAAAACTGCATAGAACTTAACACCTATAGTCACAGAGGAGAACAAGAAAAGCTGGGGAAATCTGAATAAGTCCTATGGTCTGTTATCTATGCAGTGTCCTGGTTGTGATACTACAGTTTTACAGAATGTTGCCAATGGGGGAAATTGGGGAAAGTATACAAGGGATCTCCCTGTGTTGTTTCTTTCAACTACATGtgaatctggggcttcccaggtggcactagtgggaaagaacctgccatgcaggagacgcaagagacatgggttcgatccctggatcgggaagatctcctgggggagggactggcaacccactccagttattcttgcctggagaatcccatggacagaagagccaggtgggctgcagtccacagggtcgcagagtcggacatgacagaagcaacctagcacacacgcacatgtaaATCTACAATCATCACAATAAAACTTTCAAATAGAAAGGTGGAGACGGGCCCAGCCAGTCAATAATTGGTCTATACCTGCATTCTGAGAAGGTTTCTAAGCTATAAAGTCCAAAATTCTTGGACGAGACATGGAGTCTCTTGATCTGATCTTTCActacttcttcctcttcctctctcttggtTGTTGTTCATTTTCTCCAGGAACACAGGCCTGTCTTCCACTCCACCACTATTAGATTGCTCCTCCCGCAGGACCTCTGCTCCTGCTGTGCCCTGATTCCCTTTTTTGTACAGCCTGTTCCTTCTTCAGCCTTCTATTTAAGTGTCACCTCCTCAAATAAAACTTCCCTGACCACTTTATCTGTGTTATACATTTATCTACTTTTTGACTAGTTCTTTACTAGAATGCAAGATCCGTGAGGGTAGGGACAGGACCTACTTATCTCAATCATCGCTAATGCTCCCCCAGACAGGAAGCAGCTGTACACATGTATGAAAGGCTATattaataaaaggggaaaaacttGTAAAACGGATTAATTAAAAGGAAGAGGGGATGTCTCATAAAATGTTTAGTACTCCAAATCAAAGGGCTCACCTAACGAGCAAGGAGGGCACTGTGTCAGCTTTCTCCCAAATGCAAAGCTGCTGAAGCATGTCTTAACACCTCCTACCCAGTCTAGCCTTCCTCGCCCTTCCTCAACCCATTTAGTCCATCCTGTGGTGGTCGTGGTTTAGTCGGGAAGTCCTGTGCGACTCTTAGGACCCCAGGGCCTGTAGccctagcccgccaggctcctttgtccatgggatttcccaggtaagaatactggaataggttgccatttccttcttcaggggctcttcccgacaaaggaatagaacccgggtctcttgcattgcaggcagattctttaccgactgagccatcggggaatcCCCAGCCTATCCTGGACTCAAAACaagaacccgggtctcttgcattgcaggcagattctttaccgactgagccaccagggaagccccagtctaaCCTAGCCTCAAAACAAGAGCAGGTACTAACGAACTGGAAGGTAGCTGCAGAACCTGCGCAGAGCCGAGCGGGTGACAGATGTTTCCCCCAGGCCCTTTTACCCCGGACGACCGCCACCTCCGGGGCAGAGGGGCCGGAGACCCGAGATCTGCAACAGGTCCTTCAGCTCGTGCACTCCTTTAGTCTGGTCCCTGGGTCCACATTTTAGGGTGTTTACGAGTTACAGCTCGGAACCAAATATACAGAACAGCACGTGCTAAGAGTTCTGGTTAATTTAAGGCATCTGGAGGGTCATTTTGACACACCGGGATTTTGCCTTCCACATTCAAACCCCCACGTTGGATGCACTTATGGGGCTGGGTCACCGGCCGACCGAGCTCTGGGCCGCGCCCACCCtcgcaccccccccacccccaccccggccccgtCTCGTGCCCTCCTCCGCCGCTCCGCGCAGACCTGGTGGCCGCTTTGGTGAGTACTGGGTAGAGCCGCAAAAGGCGCAGGTACTGGGAGAGTGCCCGCCGCGGGAGCGGCCCTAGTCCAGCCTCCGCCCGCAGCTTCGACGCCGCCGGCGCCATCGTCTTCCCCGGTCCACGCCCACCGGGGGGCACGGACCCCACTCCTGGCTTGCCGGGCGCTGGGCCCAGGGCGCGGGGCGGGGACGGCCGGACATTTCCCGCCCCGCCGCGTCCCGCAGTGCCGCCGGGTACAGACCCCTGATTACGCAACGCGCACCTCCGCGCACTTTTCCCGGACTCCCTAACCGGCCACCTCCCCCTCGGGCGCCGGCGGCGATTGGAGCTTTGTGGGGCGGGGTGCGACGAGCCTCCTGATTGGGCGGTGGGGCGCTTCCGGCTTCTCGCGAGAGTCATTGCGAGCGCGCCAAATTTCTACAGTGaagtggcggcggcggcggcagtgCTATGGTTCTGAGGAATACCGGGCGACTGCGCGCGGAGCCGGGCGCGGACGGGGAGCCCAGCAGGTGAGACAGGTGGCAGGCGGGCCCCGAGGACCTTCCTTTCGGCCTGGCGGCGCAGCAGCGCCCCCTCCTTAGCGCGCGCGCGCGTCGTCCTTAAGCACCGGCGAGAGCGCCTGCGGCGCTCCACTCGGCCGCCCGACGTGGGCTCCTGGTTGAGAGTCCGGCAGCTCTCCGAAGCTGCCCTCTCTCCCCGCCGTCTCCTTGTTGGCGCTGTGTCCGAGGCCCTCCGCCTGCGGCCCGGCGGCAGCGCAACGGGGAAAGGGCGGTTCTAAgacgggggcggggaggaggaacGCACCAGAGCCTGGCTCCTGCTGGTGCTGCGCTGCGCACGAGTTCTCAGGGTAGTAGCTGAGGGTATCCGGTTATGCTAGGAGCGCGCGGAGGCCTTGCAGCCTAACCTCCGGTCGGCGCCGCAGGCCCGTGGTCGGCGCGTCTTGTGCTGGAGTGAGGGCGGTGGGGCCGCAAGGGTCCAGCCCCACTGCCTCGCGCGGTCGGGGCGGCCCTGACCGCAGTTTTCGGCGAGGCTGCGGAGTAAGGAGAACAGCTTCTGACTTAGTTCCAAGGTCAGAAGCCCTTAAAATTAAGATGTGACGGGGTTTTGTTCGTTCTGAAAGCTTTAGGGGAGAATCTCTTCTCTTGCCCTTTGTAGTTTGTAGAGGCTCCTTCCTCTGTTTTCAAAAACAACACTGTCACATTTCCAGcctcactctctctgtctctaaTTTCTGGCTCTTATAAAGAACCTTATGATTACAGTGGGTCCACCCAGATAATCCCCATCTCAAAATACTTGAAGTCATCACACCTGCAAACTCGCTTTGGTCATGTAATATAACAGAGGTTCCTtggattaggacacagacatctTTGGTGTGGGGGCTGTCATTATTCTCTACAGCAGGTGGCTATAATTTTTTGTGAAAAATAAGGGTCCTCATCTTGAAATAGATCATTCTGTTCTTCAGGTGTAGGTGACCCAAGGAATATCTTCAGGCAAAGGAGTTTTTCTTAAGCAAAATTCTCTGACCActtatgtttataaattaataacTAATGAATCATGTTACAGTAATTAAAGACATGAATTCTGCACAGGCTTggttcagatctttttttttctctagtttctgttttgtatatttagCTTTCTTAGACTGCTTCCTTTCTTAGACTGCACCATTCTagacacatacattttttttttcctctgctcatTGATTTAAAAGTAGCTCATTTATTTACATTAAGACAAAAAGTCATGGGGTATGGATTCTTAGCTGTACATTTTTGAGGAGTGGAGAATATAGTTGGCTTAACTAATAAAGAGGCCTTCAGCCCAAAATATACAGGGGCCAGAATCTCAGAACTGCAGTTTAAAGAAGAAACTATTAATAGCATTTGCTTTTTAAGTTGGAATGGCAATATGGTAATTATTCTGTTTTGAAGATGGATAAGCCATAATTATTGTATTCTATCTAGATGGGATCAcacctgtgaaattaaaagattgtgAACAATTTGGGATTATTCTAATCTCTGGAATCAAAATAGATTTGGATAGTTCTGTTGATGGAAAGTCTTTGTCAAGTACTTAATTTAAGGTTTATAATAAAATCTGTATAAAGTTATTTAACCCTAAGCAGAGAAAGGCTTGGGAGGTTTGAGGCAGATGTAACTGAGCTGGGAAGTGATTTCCCTTCTCAGCTGAGATAGTTCCTCTCACATTGAACAATGTTATATCCCCATTTTTATCCATATGTGGTTCTTCCAACATCCAGACTCAGGTGTCCCAGAAGATATatcgtgctttttttttttttaaatatggaacgcttcacgaatttgcgtatcatccttgcgcaggggccatgctaatcttctctgtatcgttccaattttagtatatgtgctgccgaagcgagcacgaTATATCGTGCTTTTAAGGTACAGTTCATTCTACCACAACAGGTATTTCTGTAACCCTAGTTTGCTCACATGTAGTTAGTAAACAGAAGAATATCAGTAAAATGTGGAGATTGTATTGGTTCATTTGCAGTTTTCCCTAGGCAAGGGGATCAGAATCGAGTAGAATTAAACAAGTCTTCAGTAGAGAAGGAAAGAGCCCTTGGCTGGAGTGTGGCACAGATATGTGCCCTGTTGGCTCTGTTATCTGAGTGCCTGTACCAGTGCTCCCCTCCAATCTCAGGTGGCAGGCTACACTTTTCTCTCCTGTACTCAACAGTCATAAACCAGGACCTTGCTTCTTGTGTTATGCATTTAAAGCAAACAACTCTGTAGAAACATGATTATTGACTTTGCTGTATAGAAATTAGAGCTACCTTTCAGTGTTTATAAGCCAGCTAAAAGAAAAATGGCTTAGCATGGAACACTGCTGTCTCTGCACTCGGACACTGAACTGTGCAGCCCAGCACACTGCAGCCATCCTTGTTTCACTTTCCTAgcatgaaaatcccatggacggaggagcctggtgggctgcagtctctggggtcgctaagagttggacacgactgagcgacttcagtttcacttttcactttgatgcactggagaaggaaatggcaacccactccagtgttcttgcctggagaatcccagggacggtggagcctggtgggctgcagtctctggggtcgcacagagtcagacacgactgaagcgacttagcagcgtgAAATGCACTTTCCTAGATGTGCTGCAGCCACCTCGGTGGTTGTATGAGCGCCTTGaaaagtgttcagtaaatatttttccaaCTCAAATTACATGACTTGAAAACACAAGTGAATTAGTTCATTCAGCTTATTTCAAATAACTCTGACGTTACAGAATTTTATCTTGAAGACAACGAAAAGTGAgtatttctctgtttctgttgGTCTTCAATAAATATCACAAATGTTATTTATCAACCATACACTCTACAAAAAATTCTGTCTGCCCATCATATGTATCGTGATTTAATCATCACCACTGATTTTTAGTAGAACTAGTCTCCAACTtggtcattctttattttttaaaaaaattatttatttacttctttattggctgtgctgggtcttcattgctgcgggAGCTTTCCTCTACTTGCAGAGAACCAGTGAGCCATGGCTACTGTGTAGTTACATTGAGCAGGctttctcgttgcggtggcttctcttgttggggaatatgggctctagggtgcccaTATCCACCGGCCTTAGTAGTTGCACATGGGCTCCTggactctagaacacaggctcagtggttgtggtgcgccaacttagttgctccatggcatgtgggatcttcccagaccatggatcaaacccaagttctgAAAATCCTGTGTGGTCAAATACGGTTAATTGCATTTTTTGCAAGAAACAAACTAATAATAAGTTTGGGtaccatcattttaaaaatagagaaaactttttgagataattgtaggtTCTTAGCAGttgtaacggagaaggcaatggcaacccactccagtactcttgcctggaaaatcccatgggcggaggagcctggtaggctgcagtccatggggtcgctaggagtccgacacgactgagcgacttcactttcactttttactttgatgcattggagaaggaaatggcaacccgctccagtgttcttgcctggagaatcccagggacgggggagcctggtgggctgccgtctatggggtcgcacagagtcggacacgactgaagcaacttagcagcagcagcagcagttgtaagAAATTACACAGAGATCCCTTAACCTAGTTTCCCCCAGTGATAACAGCTGACATAACTAGAGTCACAACCAGGAAATTGACATGATACAGCAGTGCATGAACActcgtttgtgtgtgtgtagatttAGTTCTGTGCACTTTCTGTATTCATGACCAACAGCACAGTCAGGCCACAGAACagttctgacccaggggtccctCATGCTACCTTTTTATAGCCACAGccatctcccttcccccactgaTGGCTAATCCGTTCTCCATCTCTAAAGAATGCTATATAAGTGGAATAAAGTATGTAATTTGGGGGAGTTGGTTTTTTCACTCAGGCTAATTCCCTTGAAACCATTCTAGGTTATTGTATGTATCAATAAGTTTGTTACTGATGAATTGTATTCCGTGGGAAGGATATAACACAGGTTAACTATTCACCTGTTGAAGAgtatctgggttgtttccacttcttgTCTATAATGAACAAAGTTGCAGTGAATATGCACATACGAGTTTTTTGTGTGAACATGAGTTTTCTTTCGTCAGGAATAAATGCTCAAGATTGCAATCCTGGACTTgatgcattttcctttttaactacCCCATGAGGCGGCATGTCCAGCCAAGATTGTTGTTTTTCTTAGTGTTCTGGTTACATAGTTAAACAAGTTTTGACGTGAGTATGACATCAAACAATATGACGTCCCAGTCATATTTTTCCTATGAGTCCTGTTTTCTTAATGAGCACTTTTCGGGGATGCTCCTACCATGTCACGTCTGAAATGCTTATACTGGGTGGACTGAGGGTTGCGGGTGTAGAGTGTCATGATCGGTGGAGACTGGATTTCCCTCTTTTCACTCAGGGATGATGgctcctcttcctctgtctcGGCACTCAAGCGCCTGGAGCGCAGTCAGTGGACAGATAAGATGGATCTGCGGTTTGGTTTTGAGAGACTCAAGGAGCCTGGTGAGAAGACAGGCTGGCTCATCAACATGCACCCTGTAAGCACCTATGCTTTTCCTCCATATCCTCCTCCCATTCAGAAGGGCAGCACAGCCCTTACTGAAGAGCAGGTGACACCTGGCGGGAACATGTTGTGGACCATCCAGGTAGAGATGGGATTGTTTGCAGCTCTCCGGGTTTCCTCTTTAACTTCTCGGGGTCTTCTCCGGGTCATTAAGAGGTCACTGGGATAACAAAGGTGAGGGGCATCCCTGTTACCCATAAGAATAAAGCTTTCAAAGATGAGGAGACAGAGATATTCCCATCTGGATGCTGTTATGACACAAATCTTGTGAATGGGTCTGGTAGGGTTTATGCAAAGGTAGAGAAagactttgtttttaaagtactcagtttcctagagaaggaagaaaaggctcTTGTACTTTGTAGAGGAAAACCTTGTGTTCTTGTTGACCGACTCTCTTGCAGACTGAGATTTTAGATGAAGATAAACGCTTAGTTAGTGCTGTGGATTACTACTTTATTCAAGACGATGGGAGCAGATTTAAGGTAAGGCCCTTGAATCCAAAGAAGCTAAAAACCCCTCAGTGATGAGGCATAATTGGGCCCAAAATGATAGGTGTCCTTTTAGCTCTGCAGCTGTGAGGAGAGAGGGATTATGGGAGACTTGTAGCAGGCAGCTGCCCAAAGCTCTTTAGGAACATGGGCCCCATGGAGCCACACTAGTCACCACTTAAGATGTCCTAAGAGAAGCTAGCTCAGGAAGACTGAAAGATGAGCAGTACTGTGTCTCTTAGACTCTTGCCCTTGTGATATGTGCAAGTCTAATTTTCTGTTGTATCATCTCTCTTAAGATATGTCCAGGTCAATGATGCATTGAATCTAGGCTGCTCAAAGGTATAATAAAAACAGCctatcttcatttttctcctttttttctttgtcatcacCCCACATGGGCTGTGATTCTTACAGGTGGCCTTGCCCTACAAGCCATATTTCTACATTGCGACCAGAAAGGTAGGTCTGTCGTTTATGGCATTAGGTCAAATGACCTGAGCTTCGTTTTGTGGGGAGAGTCAAAACTGGAAATAAAGAGGCTTCTAGAGAAACAGGCAAGGAAGGAAATAGATTTTACTAATGGGATGTCTTTTCATTCTGATCATGATTTAGGGTTGTGAGCGAGAagtttcatcttttctttctaagAAGTTTCAGGGTAAAATTGCCAAAGTAGAGACTGTCCCTAAGGAGGATCTGGACTTGGTGAGTATGACCCAGCCCTTTCTGGGTGAATTAGGCTGGGTCTGCTCGTccgtggggtgaggtgggggaggaCATGCTTGGTACCTGTGAGGCAGCAGAGATGATGGACTTCCATGGctgtccccacctcctcctcaaaACTCTAGTGGTGTCTTTGGTGCCACATGCAGAGTTGAACAAGTTGCTTTGGAGTTGCCAACTCTTCAACTCATTTATGTACTGTTGACTCGTTCTCcccttatttattttctctctccaacgtagtatttttttctcttgaactCATGAACACCGTCTCTTCACTCTGTAGCCAAATCACTTGGTTGGTTTGAAACGAAATTACATTAAGCTGTCCTTCAACACTGTGGAGGACCTCGTCAAAGTGAGGAAGGAGATCTCCCCAGCTGTGAAGAAAAACCGGGACCAGAGTCATACCAGTGATGCCTACACAACTATGCTCTCCAGGTAGGCTTTGTTCACATAAGCAAAGCAGCCAGTTGGTCCATAGGACTGTTTCCCATTTTTCCTAAGTTTACAAGATGAATAGGACatgggaaaactcagcaataaagCTACCGTAATGATTGGCTTTGTTCAGTGCGAAACACTTTTGAGCAACTAGTTAGACTTTCTCATATGTTCCCTTTGTGTTAAATTAATGGTGGATTCCCAGGTTATAGTTCAGCTGTCCCTTCTTTCTTACATGGGGATAGATTTGGCTTCAAACTGAGTTTCTGTAACAATAAAGACATTTTAGATTTCTAATCCCACCACCATAACAGAGTCTGATTTCATGGTTTTTA of Bos indicus isolate NIAB-ARS_2022 breed Sahiwal x Tharparkar chromosome 17, NIAB-ARS_B.indTharparkar_mat_pri_1.0, whole genome shotgun sequence contains these proteins:
- the PXMP2 gene encoding peroxisomal membrane protein 2 isoform X1, yielding MAPAASKLRAEAGLGPLPRRALSQYLRLLRLYPVLTKAATSGILSALGNFLAQLIEKKQKKENCSQKLDVSGPLRYAIYGFFFTGPLGHFFYLLMERWIPSEVPLAGIKRLLLDRLLFAPAFLSLFFLVMNFLEGQDTAAFAAKMKSGFWPALRMNWRVWTPVQFININYIPVQFRVLFANLVALFWYAYLASLGK
- the PXMP2 gene encoding peroxisomal membrane protein 2 isoform X2; this encodes MAPAASKLRAEAGLGPLPRRALSQYLRLLRLYPVLTKAATSGILSALGNFLAQLIEKKQKKENCSQKLDVSGPLRYAIYGFFFTGPLGHFFYLLMERWIPSEVPLAGIKRLLLDRLLFAPAFLSLFFLVMNFLEGQDTAAFAAKMKSGFWPALRMNWRVWTPVQFININYIPVQVQV